A single region of the Phalacrocorax carbo chromosome 4, bPhaCar2.1, whole genome shotgun sequence genome encodes:
- the USP46 gene encoding ubiquitin carboxyl-terminal hydrolase 46 isoform X2, producing the protein MEPTSRGTNASALEKDIGPEQFPINEHYFGLVNFGNTCYCNSVLQALYFCRPFRENVLSYKAQQKKKENLLTCLADLFHSIATQKKKVGVIPPKKFISRLRKENDLFDNYMQQDAHEFLNYLLNTIADILQEEKKQEKQNGKLKNGNMNEAEENNKQELTWVHEIFQGTLTNETRCLNCETVSSKDEDFLDLSVDVEQNTSITHCLRDFSNTETLCSEQKYYCETCCSKQEAQKRMRVKKLPMILALHLKRFKYMEQLHRYTKLSYRVVFPLELRLFNTSGDAVNLDRMYDLVAVVVHCGSGPNRGHYITIVKSHGFWLLFDDDIVEKIDAQAIEEFYGLTSDISKNSESGYILFYQSRE; encoded by the exons ATGGAGCCTACCTCTAGG gGCACCAATGCCTCTGCTCTGGAAAAAGACATTGGCCCAGAGCAGTTTCCAATCAATGAACACTACTTTGGATTGGTCAAT TTTGGGAACACCTGCTACTGTAACTCCGTGCTACAGGCATTGTATTTTTGCCGGCCATTTCGGGAAAATGTATTGTCATACAAGGcccaacagaaaaagaaggaaaatctcTTGACTTGCCTGGCAGATCTTTTCCACAGTATTGCTACTCAGAAGAAGAAAGTTGGAGTTATTCCACCAAAGAAGTTTATATCAAGGTTAAGAAAAGAGAATG ATCTCTTTGACAACTACATGCAGCAGGATGCACATGAGTTTTTAAATTACCTGCTCAACACCATCGCAGACATTTTGcaggaggagaagaaacaggaaaagcaaaatgggAAACTGAAAAATGGCAACATGAATGAAGCTGAAGAGAACAATAAACAAGAACTCACCTGGGTGCATGAGATTTTTCAGGGAACACTGACTAACGAAACTAGATGTTTGAACTGTGAAACC GTTAGTAGCAAAGATGAAGATTTTCTTGACCTTTCTGTCGATGTGGAGCAGAACACATCAATTACACACTGTCTAAG agaCTTCAGTAACACAGAGACATTATGTAGTGAACAGAAATACTACTGTGAAACTTGCTGCAGTAAACAAGAGGCGCAGAAAAG GATGAGAGTAAAAAAACTGCCAATGATTCTTGCCTTACACCTCAAGAGATTCAAGTATATGGAGCAATTGCACAGGTATACTAAGCTGTCTTACCGTGTAGTATTTCCTCTGGAGTTACGTCTCTTCAACACATCTGGCGATGCTGTCAACTTAGATCGGATGTATGACTTGGTAGCTGTTGTTGTTCACTGTGGAAG TGGACCGAATCGGGGGCATTATATTACTATTGTGAAAAGTCATGGATTTTGGCTCTTGTTTGATGATGACATTGTAGAG aaaatagaTGCTCAAGCTATTGAAGAATTCTATGGTCTGACCTCTGATATATCAAAAAATTCAGAGTCTGGCTATATTTTATTCTATCAGTCAAGAGAGTAA
- the USP46 gene encoding ubiquitin carboxyl-terminal hydrolase 46 isoform X1 — MTVRNIASICNMGTNASALEKDIGPEQFPINEHYFGLVNFGNTCYCNSVLQALYFCRPFRENVLSYKAQQKKKENLLTCLADLFHSIATQKKKVGVIPPKKFISRLRKENDLFDNYMQQDAHEFLNYLLNTIADILQEEKKQEKQNGKLKNGNMNEAEENNKQELTWVHEIFQGTLTNETRCLNCETVSSKDEDFLDLSVDVEQNTSITHCLRDFSNTETLCSEQKYYCETCCSKQEAQKRMRVKKLPMILALHLKRFKYMEQLHRYTKLSYRVVFPLELRLFNTSGDAVNLDRMYDLVAVVVHCGSGPNRGHYITIVKSHGFWLLFDDDIVEKIDAQAIEEFYGLTSDISKNSESGYILFYQSRE; from the exons atgactGTCAGAAACATCGCCTCCATCTGTAATATG gGCACCAATGCCTCTGCTCTGGAAAAAGACATTGGCCCAGAGCAGTTTCCAATCAATGAACACTACTTTGGATTGGTCAAT TTTGGGAACACCTGCTACTGTAACTCCGTGCTACAGGCATTGTATTTTTGCCGGCCATTTCGGGAAAATGTATTGTCATACAAGGcccaacagaaaaagaaggaaaatctcTTGACTTGCCTGGCAGATCTTTTCCACAGTATTGCTACTCAGAAGAAGAAAGTTGGAGTTATTCCACCAAAGAAGTTTATATCAAGGTTAAGAAAAGAGAATG ATCTCTTTGACAACTACATGCAGCAGGATGCACATGAGTTTTTAAATTACCTGCTCAACACCATCGCAGACATTTTGcaggaggagaagaaacaggaaaagcaaaatgggAAACTGAAAAATGGCAACATGAATGAAGCTGAAGAGAACAATAAACAAGAACTCACCTGGGTGCATGAGATTTTTCAGGGAACACTGACTAACGAAACTAGATGTTTGAACTGTGAAACC GTTAGTAGCAAAGATGAAGATTTTCTTGACCTTTCTGTCGATGTGGAGCAGAACACATCAATTACACACTGTCTAAG agaCTTCAGTAACACAGAGACATTATGTAGTGAACAGAAATACTACTGTGAAACTTGCTGCAGTAAACAAGAGGCGCAGAAAAG GATGAGAGTAAAAAAACTGCCAATGATTCTTGCCTTACACCTCAAGAGATTCAAGTATATGGAGCAATTGCACAGGTATACTAAGCTGTCTTACCGTGTAGTATTTCCTCTGGAGTTACGTCTCTTCAACACATCTGGCGATGCTGTCAACTTAGATCGGATGTATGACTTGGTAGCTGTTGTTGTTCACTGTGGAAG TGGACCGAATCGGGGGCATTATATTACTATTGTGAAAAGTCATGGATTTTGGCTCTTGTTTGATGATGACATTGTAGAG aaaatagaTGCTCAAGCTATTGAAGAATTCTATGGTCTGACCTCTGATATATCAAAAAATTCAGAGTCTGGCTATATTTTATTCTATCAGTCAAGAGAGTAA